One segment of Hippopotamus amphibius kiboko isolate mHipAmp2 chromosome 2, mHipAmp2.hap2, whole genome shotgun sequence DNA contains the following:
- the LOC130845147 gene encoding interferon omega-1-like, producing the protein MAFMLSLLAALVVFSYGPGGSLGCDLSQNHVLVTRKNFMLLGQMRRTSPRFCLKDIKDFGFPQEMVDGTQLQKAQATSVLHEMLQQIFNLFHTERSSAAWDTTLLDRLRTGLHQQLEDLDACLGQAMGEEESALGMVDPMLALKKYFQGIHLYLQEKKYSNCAWEIVRVEIMRSSSSLTSLQERLRRKE; encoded by the coding sequence ATGGCCTTCATGCTCTCTCTACTGGCCGCCCTGGTGGTGTTCAGCTATGGCCCTGGTGGATCTCTGGGCTGTGACCTGTCTCAGAACCATGTGCTGGTTACCAGGAAGAACTTCATGCTTCTGGGCCAAATGAGGAGAACCTCCCCTCGCTTCTGTCTGAAGGACATAAAAGACTTCGGTTTCCCCCAGGAGATGGTGGATGGCACCCAGCTCCAGAAGGCCCAGGCCACCTCTGTCCTGCATGAGATGCTTCAGCAGATCTTCAACCTCTTCCACACAGAGCGCTCCTCTGCTGCCTGGGACACCACCCTCCTGGACAGACTCCGCACTGGACTCCATCAGCAGCTGGAGGACCTGGACGCCTGCTTGGGACAGGCAATGGGAGAGGAAGAATCTGCCCTGGGAATGGTGGACCCtatgctggccttgaagaagtaCTTCCAGGGAATCCACCTCTACCTGCAAGAGAAGAAATACAGCAACTGTGCCTGGGAAATTGTCAGAGTGGAAATCATGAGATCCTCCTCTTCATTAACAAGCTTGCAAGAAAGACTCAGGAGGAAGGAATGA